The Oryzias melastigma strain HK-1 linkage group LG13, ASM292280v2, whole genome shotgun sequence genome window below encodes:
- the LOC112149389 gene encoding odorant receptor 131-2-like has product MALNSSATSGSPVKTITTRILIVQVSIAVFLSINFLLISTFFRKDTFYTTMRYILFAVTLLADCLFLIMSNALLVSAYFNFTMQIWLCCIVYTILSVYALVTPITLTVMSLERYVAICMPLRHAELCTMRGAVQLILIIHSISAVPCTVNLSIFSATVSSNLYSNSRLCFREMFVLFPWQDHLNSAMNQFYFLIMLSVIIFSYVQIMKAAKAASGENKKSTWKGLRTVILHAFQLLLCLIQLWCPFVEDAVYKIDMSLHRDIRYFNYVTFSLASRCLSPLIYGLRDELFFQALKSYAFCRLYRKSPV; this is encoded by the coding sequence ACTCGAATTCTGATTGTTCAGGTGTCAATAGCAGTTTTTCTTAGCATTAACTTTTTACTGATTTCCACATTTTTCAGGAAGGATACATTTTACACGACCATGCGTTATATATTATTCGCTGTGACTCTGCTGGCTGACTGTCTGTTTCTAATCATGAGCAACGCTTTGCTTGTGTCAGCTTATTTCAATTTTACCATGCAGATTTGGCTGTGCTGTATAGTGTATACTATTCTGTCTGTGTACGCTCTTGTCACACCTATCACGCTTACAGTAATGTCGCTGGAGCGCTACGTGGCCATCTGCATGCCCCTGCGGCACGCAGAGCTGTGCACCATGCGAGGTGCTGTGCAGCTCATCCTCATCATTCACAGCATCAGTGCTGTTCCCTGCACTGTTAACCTCTCCATCTTCTCTGCCACAGTGTCTTCAAACTTGTACTCCAATAGCAGACTGTGTTTTAGggagatgtttgttttgtttccctgGCAGGATCATCTGAACTCAGCTATGAACCAGTTCTACTTCTTGATCATGCTCTCCGTCATCATTTTCTCCTATGTTCAGATCATGAAAGCAGCCAAAGCGGCTTCGGGAGAGAATAAAAAGTCCACATGGAAAGGTCTCAGAACTGTTATTCTTCATGCtttccagctgctgctctgtctCATCCAGCTGTGGTGTCCTTTTGTAGAAGATGCAGTTTATAAAATTGATATGAGTTTGCATAGAGATATAAGGTACTTTAACTATGTCACATTTTCTCTTGCCTCCAGATGTTTGAGTCCTCTTATTTATGGCCTCAGAGATGAATTGTTTTTTCAAGCATTGAAGTCATATGCTTTTTGTCGCCTGTATAGAAAATCGCCTgtatag
- the LOC112149388 gene encoding odorant receptor 131-2-like, producing the protein MALNGSVSSGGFPIKIINNRVIIVQVSIALFLSINFFLISTFFRREVFYTTMRYILFAVTLLSDCLFLILTDSLLVLSYFDSTMDMWLCLIMYIILSVYSFVTPLTLTAMTLERYVAICMPLRHAELCTPHGALQLIFIIHSISAVSCTVNLSIFVPVVSPSFFTQRKVCSVEMFILFSWQGHLRSAVGQFYFLLMLIVIVFSYVKILKVAKTASGENKKSTWKGLRTVILHGFQLLLGLIQLWCPFIEAAVLKIDLILYINVRFFNYIIFFLAPRCLSPLIYGLRDELFFQALKSYALCGLGKKHNLL; encoded by the coding sequence atGGCTCTGAACGGCTCTGTGAGCAGTGGTGGATTTCCTATCAAAATAATCAACAATCGGGTTATCATTGTTCAGGTGTCAATAGCACTTTTTCTCagcattaacttttttttaatctcaacttTTTTCAGGCGGGAAGTCTTTTACACAACAATGCGCTATATCCTATTTGCTGTGACTTTGCTTTCTGATTGTCTGTTCTTAATATTGACCGACTCTCTGCTcgttttaagctattttgattCTACAATGGATATGTGGCTGTGCCTAATTATGTACATTATTTTGTCTGTGTACTCATTTGTCACACCTCTCACCCTCACAGCAATGACCCTGGAGCGCTATGTGGCCATCTGCATGCCCTTGCGACATGCAGAACTGTGCACCCCGCATGGTGCTCTGCAGCTCATCTTCATCATTCACAGCATCAGCGCTGTTTCCTGCACTGTTAATCTCTCTATTTTTGTTCCTGTTGTGTCTCCCTCCTTCTTTACCCAGAGAAAAGTATGTTCTGTAGAGATGTTCATATTGTTCAGCTGGCAGGGTCATCTCAGATCAGCAGTGGGTCAGTTTTACTTCTTGCTCATGTTAATAGTCATCGTTTTCTCCTATGTCAAGATACTGAAAGTGGCTAAAACTGCGTCCGGAGAGAATAAAAAGTCAACATGGAAAGGTCTCAGAACTGTGATTCTCCATGGTTTCCAGCTGCTGCTCGGTCTCATCCAGCTGTGGTGTCCCTTCATAGAGGCGGCAGTGTTAAAAATTGATCTGATTTTGTATATTAATGTGAGGTTCTTCAACtatataattttctttcttGCTCCTAGATGTTTGAGTCCTCTCATTTATGGCCTTAGAGATGAGCTGTTTTTTCAAGCACTGAAATCTTATGCTCTGTGTGGTTTgggtaaaaaacacaatttattgtga